In Phormidium ambiguum IAM M-71, the DNA window CACTCCAGTTGTTAGGTTATTTTCCAGGTACAAAATCCCCATTAATTTGCCTTGATTGATGATAGGAGTACAGAGAACGCTTTTAGGTTGTTGTTCGATAATGTAGGGGTCAGAAGCAAATGTTGGTTGATTGCTTGCATCATGGAAAACCAGGGTTTCTTTTGTGCGTTTGATGTAGTCAATGAGGTTCAATGGAATTGCTTTGCTTAACTCAACTGGAATAGAATCCAAATAGCAGTCTTGGCTGTTAGTGCAGCGAACAACTAGCTGCCAAGTTTCTTCTTCTTTTAATATCAACGCTCCCGTTTCTGCTCCCGCATTTTTTACAATCACTTGCATCAGTGTAGTCAGCAACAGATCGATCTGAATTTCACTTGAAAGAGTTTGGGAAGCTTTGATAATTGTGGGCAAATCTACCATTTCTGCACTGCTGGTGCTGCCGATAATTGTTCTACTAGTCTTAGAATTTAATGAAGTGCCATTAGTAGAGATATGACTTTTTTCATTCGGATGCGTGTGATTTTGTTGCAAGATGGGAGCAAGTAATTGAAAATAACGTTGTTCTAAATGGTCAATCTTCGCTTTTGCTCCCCAACGGGCATAAGCATAGTAAGCATCGATTAGATAAGGTTGAGCAAGTTTTTCTTTGCCCCATTCTAAATAAAATTTGGCGGCAAGTTCGTTAGCCAGAGCTTCTTCATTAATGTACTCGTTTTCTTTAGCGAGTGCGATCGCTTTATCGTACATCTCGATCGCTTCTATTTTTTCACCGAGTACGCGATGTCTTTCTGCTTCCACTAGATAGAATTTGTGCAGATAATTCATTGAGGCATGATGCGCCCAGTTTTGGATTTTTTCTTGATTTTTTTTTATTTTTTCTAGGATTATTTGCTGCTCAATTTGTGATTTATTCGTATACACTGCAAGCAGTATTAAAGAGTTGTAGAAATAGAAAATAGGGACGATTGGCAAACCTAGCACTGCATCCAAATACTTCTCTGCTATAGCAGAATTTTCCATCGCTTCTGAATAATTTTCAAATAAATAAAACAGTAAAAATTTGTTCGAGTATATGTAATAAATTCCCGTTTTGTCGTTTGCTTGTTGGAGTCGTGGGAATTTTACGTTTTCGTCGTATGCTTCACCTTTTAGACGGCAAGGATTTTCACTTTTTCCAAGCAAATTTAAGACAGCCTGCCAATATATTTCTATATAGTGAAGCGCTGTTTTTTGGTTGATTTTGATAGCAGCATCTCTGTATGTTGCTATCTCTCGTTCCAGAACAGTGAGTTCTTTCCCACTAAAGTAGGCAAAATAGGAATACAGCATCAAACTGAAAGCAGCCCATTCTAAATCTCCCGTCTCCATTCCGATAGAGTAAGCTGACACCAAAGGTTCTAAAGTTTTTCGTAGATGTTCTTTCCAATGTCGGGTAAATATATTTACTGTAATGACTGTCTTGGCTTTGATTTCTTTAGCATTCAATTTTGCTAACAGACTTAAAGCTAATTGACCAAACCGATAAGCAGAATCGATATCTCCTACAATCCCGCAAAGAAGAAGACCATAGTTGGCATAAGCAAAGGGAGACACAGAAGCATTGCCATTTTGGACGGATAAATCTACTTGTTTAGATAAAGTTAAGGGCAATAGTTCTGGCGCAGCAATGTATGCAGCCGCAAATAAGCTTGACAGTAGTTTTATTGCTGCTAGTTTATTGGGATTTGTCATTTGAGGAAGGTCAATTAACTCCTCAATTGGCTTGCCATTTAAAATTGCCGCAGTTTCCGCTAGCCCCCGTTCAATATCTGACTGGTTTGGTTTAGGAGGAAACTCTATTCCCAACAGCTTTAAAACTTGTAGCGTCCGGTTAAGTGCTTCTAGCAGCTTGTTCTGTGCTATGTAAGCTTGAATTTGGACTTCATATACTTTTACTTTGTCTAGTAAGATTTTGGCTTGTTGTATTACTATTTCAACCAATTGCTCCATCTGTTCAAAGTCACCGTTAAGGAATGCTAATTCTGCTGCTTCGGTATATAGCGATAATGTTAATTCATATTCATCTAACCAAGTATTTGCTATTAGTAACTCCTTGCCAATATTTAAATATTCGACGGCAGCAAAATAGGCTGTAGCAGCTTTGGCTTTCTTTCCGGCAACCAGATTCAATCTTGCTAATTTCTTCCGTTCTGCTTCCTGGGTAATTAGCTCAACTCCGACATTTAAGTGGTTGACAATATCAAAAATTCTTTCTTCTCGATCGACTTCTGGCGTATTCTTTAATAACAGTTGACCGATTTTTAAGTGAGTCGATCGCTTTTGCTCTTCGGGAATCAGAGAATAAGCAGCTTGTTGAACGCGATCGTGTAAAAATTTGTATTTGGGTAATTGGTCATGGGTAATTGGTAATTGCTCAGATTTACCATTACTAATTACCGATTCTCCATGACCCTCTGCTTGATAAAATTTGTAAACATCGCTAATTGGTAAAATCAGCCCTTCTTGCAGTGCTTTCCATAAAGCGGATGCTGTTTCTACTTGAGTTTTTTCATCAACAATTGCCAGCGTCGCTAAATCGAATTGATTGCCAATACAAGCTGCTAATTTTAAGACTTCTTGCGTTCGAGTTGGCAATTTTTGCAACCCAAGTCCCACGAATTCAACTACATCGTCTGCGATCGCTAGCGCTCGCACTCGTGCAATATCACATTGCCACCCCCCTTGACTTCCCTCCTTACTAAGGGGAGACTGAGGGGGGTTAAATACAATCAGTCCATCTTCGTGTAAAGATTTAAGGAATTGCGTTACGAAAAATGGATTACCTTTAGTTTTTTGATAAACTAGTTCTGTCAGCGGTGCTGCTAACTTTGTAGAGCAATTCAAAGTATCGGCAACCAGAGAATTTACATCAGATCGATCGAGCGGTGCTAAGGTAATCGTATTCACCTTCGCCCCATTTTTTTGAATTTCCGCTAACGTCAGCATCAATGGATGCGCTGGAAAAACTTCGTTATCCCGATAAGCTCCAATTAGGAAAAGATAGCGTTTATTCCGATCGCTCATTAGCAGTTGCATCAACTTCAAAGATGCCCCATCTGCCCATTGCAAATCGTCTAAAAAGATAACCAGGGGATGTTCTTTTGTTGTGAAGACTTGAATGAATTTCTCAAGCAACAAATTGAAGCGATTTTGCGCCGCACTGCCAGAAAGTTCCGGTACTGATGGTTGCGATCCAATAATTCTTTCTAATTCGGGAATCACTTCCACGATCGCCCCAGCACTATCGCCTAAAGCTGCTAAAATTTCCGATTTCCATTGCTCGATTTTGGCATCAGTTTCCGATAGCAACTGTCCCATCAAATTGCGAAAAGCTTGGACAAATGCTGAGAAGGGAAGGTTTCGTTGAAATTGGTCGAATTTGCCTTTAATAAAGTAGCCGCGTTGTCGGACAATTGGTTTGTGAACTTCGTTAACGACGGCAGTTTTACCAATGCCGGAAAAACCAGAAACAAGCATCATTTCCGCACTACCTGTACCTACGCGGTTGAACGCCGCCAACAGAGTAGCTACTTCACTTTCACGACCGTACATTTTTTCTGGGATGAGAAAACGATCGCACAAATCTTGTTGTCCTAATTTGAAAGTAGCGATCGCTTTTGTTTCTTTCCACTGCTGCCAAGAAATTTCCAAATCGTACTTAAGTCCTAGCGCACTTTGATAGCGATATTCGGCATTTTTCGCCATCAATTTACTAACGATTTCCGACAGTATTGGAGGAATTTCTGGAGCGAGTTTATGAACTGGGATAGGCTGTTTGGCAAGGTGACAGTGTACCAAATCCATTGGATCGTCGCATGAAAAAGGTAGCTGTCCAGTAAGCAATTCGTAGAAAGTTACTCCCAACGAATAGAAGTCGGTGCGGTAGTCAATTCCCCGATTCATGCGTCCGGTTTGTTCGGGAGATATATATGGTAGAGTACCTTCGAGAACGTTAGGATTTTGAATTTCTTGAGTTTCTTTGGTTAGCAGAGAAGCGATGCTGAAGTCAATAAGTTTAACTTGTTTCGTAGTGGGATTAATTAAAATATTGGCAGGTTTCAGGTCTTTGTGAATGACGCGAGCGCGATAAAGTCCGTCGAGAGCAGAGGCAATTTGAATTGCTATAGGAAAAAATTCGTTAATTGGCAAGCCAGAATTTTCTTTGCTGCGATCGCTTGCCCCCGCCAGAGCAGCCATGTAGCTACATAAGGAAATTCCGCCAAAATCTTCCATTATCAGAGCATAGCGGTTCTGATGGCTTTCTAGACTGTAGGATTTAACGATTCCAGAGAGATCTAAGTTTTTGGTGATAATGTACTGGTTGCGGAAATTGACCAGTTCTAAGAAGCGGGGAAACTCATTCCGCAGCAGTTTGATCGCAACGGGTTGCCCATCTAATTTCCTGATTGCGCGATAAACTTGAGTTCTACTTCCTGTATAAATCTCCTGGATAATCTTGTAGCCCGGAAGATTAATTGTCGTGTTAGCCATTGCTATCCCTTTGCTTCTGCTACGCCTGAAATTTTCTCAGCTTACTATTCCCAATTATTCTCGTTCCCCTCCCGAACCTGGGGACGATATCTGTCCTATCCTATTTTTAGTAATGCAAGATAATTTTTCTTAGGTTAGTATTCCCACTTTATCGGTTGCTATCTGCAAGTTAATACTTTTTAATACTTTTTTTCCAACTACTTAACAAATTTCAGTAGATGGAAAACTTTTGCGATCGTCACAGTAGCTCGGATCTTTCTTGGCTCAAAAACCAAGATAAATGGATTCAGTAATAAAAATTTCTCCCATACACTAGACAAGTATATATAAAAACCATTTGACATCGTATGAAGTTTTGAATTAAGGTACTCTTCACTATCAAAATCCAATGCTCATGACATATTCAAGCGACCTTACCCATGCAGAGTGGGAAATTTCTTCCTAAAAGATGTCAAATGAGTTCTATAAAATCTATGAATCAACAAAACCAAACAAACTTAACTGTAGAACAATCCCAAAAAATCCTTAAAGAATATAGTTGTACAGATATTAAGCCTGTAGAATCAGACTCAGACAAAGCATTGCTGCGTCAGGCATTGAAGCTAATAGCTGATTTAGCGGATTACTTGAACTTTGGCATTTGCGCCGAGACTACAGAACAAGGATTTGTTGTGTTACAAAAATACTTAAATGGTTTAGGTTACAATGTTTCTTTAGATACTCAGGAAAAACCGGGAATCTCTGGCTCAGTGTACATAAAATTTAACACCAATAAACAGAGTTTTTACTTAGATTCTTACACGGGAAATTATCGCGGAGTCCTTGTATCATGCCAGTCTTCAGTTAGAGAGGATATCAGTGGAACCTATGGTCATCTACCGTTAGATTTATTTGATTAGTGGGTATAATTCAATAATCAGCTTAATGTGATCGATATCACGATCGAATTTGAGTTCAATCACTCTAATCTGACTTTCTCTAAAGCATATTATTTATATCTTGGGTTGTGGGAGTAAATTAGCCACCCAAGGCTAGGTGAGCTATCATGCAAACAAAAATGATCGAATTCTTAACAGACGAATTGGCGATTCCTTCTTCTTCTATTGAATTTGCCTTACGGCATAATGAAGGAACTCCTGGTTTCTTACACATGATTCTTTGGCAGTACGGACTGGTGACACTCACACAGTTAGACCGAATTTTTGATTGGTTAGAAACAGCATAAGAATCACAATTAATTTATGTTTAAGTGCAAAAACAGCAGAGAAGCCAAGGAAACGATTTATTTATCCAAAATCGTCAACTCCTAAAGCCCCTCTGCTGATGATGTTTTAAAGGCTTAATGCACGATATCGACCCAAGGCTGTGAGAGGAAAGTGTTGTTGATAAAGGTGGTACTTAATATAGAAGTGGCAAGGAAAGCCAGTACCAGTGAAATAATCCTCGTCCCAAGTGCCGTCTGATTTTTGAGTTGCCAAAAGATAGTTTACTCCCCTATCAATGGCTTCTTTGGCAAAATTGCCCGTTGCTTCACCTGCGGCGATTAACCCGATTAAAGCCCAAGCTGTTTGAGATGCAGTACTATCTCCTTTTCCTTTTAAGCTGGGGTCATTGTAGCTGAAGCAAGTTTCGCCCCATCCACCATCGGCATTTTGACAATTAACTAGCCAAGCTGCACCTTTTTCGATGTTGCTGCGATGGGATTTTGGTGCAATTAAGGATAATGCTGCTAATACGCCGCTAGTGCCATAAATGTAATTTACGCCCCAACGACCAAACCAACAACCTTCGACTTCTTGTTCTTTTTTGAGATATTCTAGGGCGCGATTCATGTTGTAATCGTCGAGGGAAATATTGCAACTTCCCAACATTTCTAAAACTCTGGCGGTGACATCTGCGGTGTTGGGGTCAATCATCGCTTTTAAGTCGCCGTAGGGAATCGCATTTAACCAATCGGCATCATTATTTAAGTCAAAAGCTGCCCATCCGCCTTCTTTACATTGCATGGATGCAATCCAATCTACAGCGCGATTGATGGCAGCTTGTTTTAATTTTTCGTTGGGTAGTTTGACTTGATTTAATGCCATGACTACTACTGCGGAATCATCGACATCGGGATAGAAACGATTGATAAATTCAAATGCCCAAGCACCAGGCTTTCCTTTTTTATTTTTCACTGCCCAGTCGCCATAATCAAGGATTTGTTTTTCGATTAACCATTCTCCGGCGCGAACTAAGGCGGGGTGATTGGGGGCGATTCCTGAATCTACTAAACTTCGGATTACTAATCCGGTATCCCACACTGGTGAGATGCAAGCTTGGACTCGATAACTATCTTCTGTTTCAATGGCAAAGTTATCTACTGCTTGTAATCCGCGTTCTACTATTGGGTCGGCGGCATCGTAATCTAATGTTCGCAATGCTAAGAGGGAGTTTAACATGGCGGGGATGATTCCGCCCCAATCTCCGGTAACTTCTTGGCGTTCTAAGACCCATTTTTCGGCGGCTTTTATTCCTTCTTCTCTTAGAGGAACTAGGTTGAATTTTTCGGCAAGTTTGAAAGCGTTGTCGAGGTGAATAAAGATATCACTCCAATCGTTGTTTTTGGGTAGTTCAAATTTGGCGTTACTTACACCTTCGGCATAAAGTTCGTCTAATGTAATGGCGGGATTGGTGATGAAAACTGGTTTGCGATCGAACACAATTAGTAAAGGTACTGTGCTACCCCGCGCCCAACTGGACATTTCGTAAATATTGACGGGGAAAAACTCAGGTAAAAACATTACCCAAGGTGGGATGGAAGGAATACCTCGCCAGTCGTAACAGCCAATTAATGCTAGGTGAAGTTTGGTAAAAATCCGGGCTTTGCTAATACCGCCCCTGGCTAAAATGAATTCTCGCGCTTTAATCATGGCGGGGTCATTTTCTGCTACTCCGAGTAGTTTTAACGCCATGTAAGCTTCGATTGTGGTGCTAAGTTCGCCGCCGTCGCCGTAAAATAGTTCCCAGCCTCCGTGCGATCGTTGTTCTTTTCGCAAGTAAGCTTCGACTTTGTTTAATGGTCTACTGCTGTCTGTTCCCCAAATTTTGTGCAGAAGGACTGCTTCTGAGGTAATTGTGACGTTTGATTGTAATTCCGCCCACCAGTAGCCGTCGGGATATTGAATGGAAAGTAGGTAGTCCTGAGAAGCTTTGATAGCTGCTTCTAGACTATTGCGGGACACTGCTGTTTTGTCTTGTGTTTGCATAGTTTACCGTTCACCCTAGATTGCATCTGCCTTGATGCAGTATGAAGAATTATCCTTTATTTGTTGCGTTTTATAACAAAATTTGCCCTGTAATGGCAACAGTAATCAAAGTTAAAGCGAGATTTTTTAACTTTTGTTACTCCATCTCTAGTAAGTTCTCTCTACTTACTTATATCGTTAGGGTGATGGTGAATTGATGAGTCTTTGTTATTCTAAAAACATGAAATAAAACAGTTAAAAAAGGAGCGTTAGATATGAATATTTTAGCTTGGGTAATTTTAGGTTTGTTGGCTGGTGCGATCGCTAAAGCTATTTATCCCGGATCTCAAGGCGGTGGCATTTTAGGAACGATTCTTTTGGGTATTATTGGCGCTTTCGTCGGGGGAACTTTAGCTACTTTACTACAAACGGGAACGCTGCAACTTACGGCTACTTCTCTGAGTCTTCCTGGGGTTTTTCTCGCAGTTTTAGGCGCTATTATTGCGATTTGGATTTGGAATTACTTCAATCGTCGTGCCTATCGTTAAGTAATCTTTTCTCCTACTTGAATTATGTTAAGTGCCCCGATAAATTAAGGGGCGCTTTTGTTTTTTAGAGCAAGGTAATTATTATGGCAGATACCCGACTTCTTGAAGAAGTTGGGTATCTGGTATATTTGGCATTCTCGGATCTGATATTGTATTGTGCTGTTGGTGTGATTAACTTGGCAAAATGACTATTATTGAAATTGGGTTAGGACTGACATTTCTATCTTTAGCTATTTGGATTGGTTTACTTGCTTTTCGAGGTCAGTTTTGGCTTTGCAATCAACTGTTACCCGTTCTTTCTCCAGAGTCATCTGGATTAAAAGATTATCCCGCAATTTGTGCTGTTATCCCTGCACGCAACGAAGCAGAGGTGATTGCTTTCAGTTTGCGATCGCTTTTTCAACAATCTTACCCAGGTTCTTTTGCGATCGTCTTAGTTGATGATAATAGCACGGATAACACGGCAACAATTGCCCAAGAACTTGCTAAAGAATTAAACAAAACCCAACAATTACATATTGTTTCTGGCGCACCTTTACCTGCTGGTTGGAGTGGCAAACTTTGGGCGATGGAACAAGGGATTCGTTACGCGGAAACACTCGATCGATTACCTGATTATTTTCTCTTAACTGATGCGGATATTGAACATCATTCAACAAATCTTTATGAATTAGTTACTAAAGCAAAACAAGAAAATTTAGACTTAGTTTCTTTAATGGTTTTGCTGCGTTGCGAGAGTTTTTGGGAAAAGCTGTTAATTCCGGCTTTTGTGTTTTTCTTTCAAAAACTTTACCCTTTTCCTTTGGTAAATAATCCCAAAAAAGCGATCGCGGCTGCTGCGGGGGGTTGTATTTTAATTAACCGAGAAACTTTAACCAACATAGGTGGAATTGCCAGAGTTAAACAAGCGTTAATTGATGATTGTGCTTTAGCCGCCGCCGTGAAAAATCCGGGTAAAATTTGGTTAGGTTTAACTCAATCAACGCGCAGTTTACGCCCTTATCCAAATTTAGAAAGTATTTGGGATATGGTAGCGAGAACAGCCTATACTCAATTGAATTATTCGCCGTTTTTATTATTGGGAACTGTCATTGGGATGACTTTAGTTTATTTAGTTCCGCCAATGGCTGTAATTGGTGGGTTGTTAATGGGAAATTTCTTAATTACATTAATAGGTTTGATAACTTGGTTGCTGATGGCGATCGCTTACTTCCCCACCATCAAATTATACAATTGTTCCCCAATTTTTGCCTTTTGTTTACCACTAATTGCTTTACTTTACAACTTAATGACCATAGATTCTGCTTGGCGACATTGGCGCGGTAAAGGTGGCGCTTGGAAAGGCAGAGTGTACCGAATTTAGGGATTTAGATTCCCGACTTCTTCAAGAAGTCGAGGATCTAAGTTAGGGTAATTTGACTTGCTACCTGCTGTAATAATTTTAATCCTTGCAGCGAACCTTTAATTAAATTCAATGCGGCGATTGGTTGGGTAATCATTTCCCAAGCTAAAGGCAAAGGTTGTAAATTTCCCTTTTCATCAATTGCTGAATTCAGATTAGGAATATTGTGTTCAGAATCGTCACTCACGACTCTTAACATTGCCACAGAAATTCCTCTTTTACTTAAAACAGTTAAAGCAGCAAAACCTTCCATATCTACTACTTCTGCTGCATAAGTTTCCGCTAAACTACGTTTTTCTGAAGCTGAGTAAACCACAGAATCACTGGTTAAACTTTTAACTAAAGCAACTTTGGTTTTGAGATGGTTATAAATTTGGGAAGTGAAAGATCGATCGCACTCCAACACCTCTCCCTCATACCGACAATTTTCATACAAAACCACATCTCCCACTTTAATTTTAGGCGAGAGACTACCACATAAACCCATGATTAAAACTCTAGATGGGGATAAGGAAAAATCATTTTCCAAATATTGAGTTAAAGCTTTCACACCAACTGGAATAGGTAAAATCAAAGGCGCAGAAGTCTGGGAATTAAGATCCCCGACTTCTTCAAGAAGTCGGGGATCTGTGTTACCAATTCCCCGGCAAACAGATTGATATTCTGCACCTTTTGGAACTAAAATAATTAATTGTTTATTGGTCATTGGTAATTTATCCTTATAAATTTTGCGGCAATGGGATGGTGCGTTAGTGATAACGTAACGCACCCTACAAATTAAAATTTTTCCTAGTTCCTAAGATGGTAAAAGTTTCAGAGTACCGTAAGCGGTTTTTGTCGCAGATAACAGGAATTCAGGGCGTAATAATTCTGGTTCAAAAACACTCATGCGTTTGTCGTATTCCTGAATGCAAGTACCGAGAAACTTTTCTAAAGTTAAACTACCTGTAACAGACTTAGCACCACTAGCAGTAAAACCTTTGCCACTGCCCTTTTTAGTACCTTTAAAACTGCCCAAACGCCGCTTTAAAGCATTGCTATATTGCCACAAAGAATTTGCACCGCGCAGGATTTTTGCGCCTTTACCTTCTTTGACTTGTTTGTAGGCAATCCAATTCACAAAAAAGACGATGTGACGGGCTTCTTCGTGAATTACCGGATCGAAAATCTCGAAAAATTGATCGGGGAAAAAGCCGGAATTTCGGGCAATGCCAAATAAGCCAAAAGCAAAATAGGAATCAAAGCATTCCCCATAACCAAATTTGACAAATTCCTGTTCAATATTTTCTGGGATTTGCTTTATTGGACGCTCAGGAGTTTCAATTTGATAATGCTTTACCATGTATTCAATTAGTTTGGCATGACGGGCTTCTTCCATGCCTTGTAGTGCGATCGCTTCTCGAATTTTCTCATCTTCGATCGTAT includes these proteins:
- a CDS encoding GlsB/YeaQ/YmgE family stress response membrane protein, translated to MNILAWVILGLLAGAIAKAIYPGSQGGGILGTILLGIIGAFVGGTLATLLQTGTLQLTATSLSLPGVFLAVLGAIIAIWIWNYFNRRAYR
- a CDS encoding ferritin-like domain-containing protein, whose translation is MKIGSEAHKQLFCQSFMDSHLKYEPEKLPWPELNEEDLQRLRGIPFWEEALSTERNAGKMVKAFADTIEDEKIREAIALQGMEEARHAKLIEYMVKHYQIETPERPIKQIPENIEQEFVKFGYGECFDSYFAFGLFGIARNSGFFPDQFFEIFDPVIHEEARHIVFFVNWIAYKQVKEGKGAKILRGANSLWQYSNALKRRLGSFKGTKKGSGKGFTASGAKSVTGSLTLEKFLGTCIQEYDKRMSVFEPELLRPEFLLSATKTAYGTLKLLPS
- a CDS encoding trifunctional serine/threonine-protein kinase/ATP-binding protein/sensor histidine kinase; its protein translation is MANTTINLPGYKIIQEIYTGSRTQVYRAIRKLDGQPVAIKLLRNEFPRFLELVNFRNQYIITKNLDLSGIVKSYSLESHQNRYALIMEDFGGISLCSYMAALAGASDRSKENSGLPINEFFPIAIQIASALDGLYRARVIHKDLKPANILINPTTKQVKLIDFSIASLLTKETQEIQNPNVLEGTLPYISPEQTGRMNRGIDYRTDFYSLGVTFYELLTGQLPFSCDDPMDLVHCHLAKQPIPVHKLAPEIPPILSEIVSKLMAKNAEYRYQSALGLKYDLEISWQQWKETKAIATFKLGQQDLCDRFLIPEKMYGRESEVATLLAAFNRVGTGSAEMMLVSGFSGIGKTAVVNEVHKPIVRQRGYFIKGKFDQFQRNLPFSAFVQAFRNLMGQLLSETDAKIEQWKSEILAALGDSAGAIVEVIPELERIIGSQPSVPELSGSAAQNRFNLLLEKFIQVFTTKEHPLVIFLDDLQWADGASLKLMQLLMSDRNKRYLFLIGAYRDNEVFPAHPLMLTLAEIQKNGAKVNTITLAPLDRSDVNSLVADTLNCSTKLAAPLTELVYQKTKGNPFFVTQFLKSLHEDGLIVFNPPQSPLSKEGSQGGWQCDIARVRALAIADDVVEFVGLGLQKLPTRTQEVLKLAACIGNQFDLATLAIVDEKTQVETASALWKALQEGLILPISDVYKFYQAEGHGESVISNGKSEQLPITHDQLPKYKFLHDRVQQAAYSLIPEEQKRSTHLKIGQLLLKNTPEVDREERIFDIVNHLNVGVELITQEAERKKLARLNLVAGKKAKAATAYFAAVEYLNIGKELLIANTWLDEYELTLSLYTEAAELAFLNGDFEQMEQLVEIVIQQAKILLDKVKVYEVQIQAYIAQNKLLEALNRTLQVLKLLGIEFPPKPNQSDIERGLAETAAILNGKPIEELIDLPQMTNPNKLAAIKLLSSLFAAAYIAAPELLPLTLSKQVDLSVQNGNASVSPFAYANYGLLLCGIVGDIDSAYRFGQLALSLLAKLNAKEIKAKTVITVNIFTRHWKEHLRKTLEPLVSAYSIGMETGDLEWAAFSLMLYSYFAYFSGKELTVLEREIATYRDAAIKINQKTALHYIEIYWQAVLNLLGKSENPCRLKGEAYDENVKFPRLQQANDKTGIYYIYSNKFLLFYLFENYSEAMENSAIAEKYLDAVLGLPIVPIFYFYNSLILLAVYTNKSQIEQQIILEKIKKNQEKIQNWAHHASMNYLHKFYLVEAERHRVLGEKIEAIEMYDKAIALAKENEYINEEALANELAAKFYLEWGKEKLAQPYLIDAYYAYARWGAKAKIDHLEQRYFQLLAPILQQNHTHPNEKSHISTNGTSLNSKTSRTIIGSTSSAEMVDLPTIIKASQTLSSEIQIDLLLTTLMQVIVKNAGAETGALILKEEETWQLVVRCTNSQDCYLDSIPVELSKAIPLNLIDYIKRTKETLVFHDASNQPTFASDPYIIEQQPKSVLCTPIINQGKLMGILYLENNLTTGVFTHDRLTVLNILCSQAAISLENARLYQQSQEYSQKLERSLYDLQQMQLQLIQSEKMSALGNLVAGVAHEINNPAGFLAGNLQPAHEYVRDLFNLLDLYQEKFPNPGAEIEEEIDAIDLDYLREDLPKLIDSMKEGVDRIRHISTSLRTFSRADSDRPVSFNIHDGIDSTILILKHRLKASDRRPAIEVVKQYGNLPLVECFSGQLNQVFMNILANAIDALEESNKGRSFHEIQALPNQILIQTTIDEKSDDSKKVKILIKDNGIGMSDEVKQRIFDQQFTTKSVGQGTGLGLSIARKIVVEKHGGTLSVNSSPGKGSEFIISIPIPNTNSL
- the shc gene encoding squalene--hopene cyclase codes for the protein MQTQDKTAVSRNSLEAAIKASQDYLLSIQYPDGYWWAELQSNVTITSEAVLLHKIWGTDSSRPLNKVEAYLRKEQRSHGGWELFYGDGGELSTTIEAYMALKLLGVAENDPAMIKAREFILARGGISKARIFTKLHLALIGCYDWRGIPSIPPWVMFLPEFFPVNIYEMSSWARGSTVPLLIVFDRKPVFITNPAITLDELYAEGVSNAKFELPKNNDWSDIFIHLDNAFKLAEKFNLVPLREEGIKAAEKWVLERQEVTGDWGGIIPAMLNSLLALRTLDYDAADPIVERGLQAVDNFAIETEDSYRVQACISPVWDTGLVIRSLVDSGIAPNHPALVRAGEWLIEKQILDYGDWAVKNKKGKPGAWAFEFINRFYPDVDDSAVVVMALNQVKLPNEKLKQAAINRAVDWIASMQCKEGGWAAFDLNNDADWLNAIPYGDLKAMIDPNTADVTARVLEMLGSCNISLDDYNMNRALEYLKKEQEVEGCWFGRWGVNYIYGTSGVLAALSLIAPKSHRSNIEKGAAWLVNCQNADGGWGETCFSYNDPSLKGKGDSTASQTAWALIGLIAAGEATGNFAKEAIDRGVNYLLATQKSDGTWDEDYFTGTGFPCHFYIKYHLYQQHFPLTALGRYRALSL
- a CDS encoding glycosyltransferase; protein product: MTIIEIGLGLTFLSLAIWIGLLAFRGQFWLCNQLLPVLSPESSGLKDYPAICAVIPARNEAEVIAFSLRSLFQQSYPGSFAIVLVDDNSTDNTATIAQELAKELNKTQQLHIVSGAPLPAGWSGKLWAMEQGIRYAETLDRLPDYFLLTDADIEHHSTNLYELVTKAKQENLDLVSLMVLLRCESFWEKLLIPAFVFFFQKLYPFPLVNNPKKAIAAAAGGCILINRETLTNIGGIARVKQALIDDCALAAAVKNPGKIWLGLTQSTRSLRPYPNLESIWDMVARTAYTQLNYSPFLLLGTVIGMTLVYLVPPMAVIGGLLMGNFLITLIGLITWLLMAIAYFPTIKLYNCSPIFAFCLPLIALLYNLMTIDSAWRHWRGKGGAWKGRVYRI
- a CDS encoding DUF1824 family protein — protein: MSSIKSMNQQNQTNLTVEQSQKILKEYSCTDIKPVESDSDKALLRQALKLIADLADYLNFGICAETTEQGFVVLQKYLNGLGYNVSLDTQEKPGISGSVYIKFNTNKQSFYLDSYTGNYRGVLVSCQSSVREDISGTYGHLPLDLFD
- a CDS encoding phosphorylase yields the protein MTNKQLIILVPKGAEYQSVCRGIGNTDPRLLEEVGDLNSQTSAPLILPIPVGVKALTQYLENDFSLSPSRVLIMGLCGSLSPKIKVGDVVLYENCRYEGEVLECDRSFTSQIYNHLKTKVALVKSLTSDSVVYSASEKRSLAETYAAEVVDMEGFAALTVLSKRGISVAMLRVVSDDSEHNIPNLNSAIDEKGNLQPLPLAWEMITQPIAALNLIKGSLQGLKLLQQVASQITLT
- a CDS encoding DUF2949 domain-containing protein → MQTKMIEFLTDELAIPSSSIEFALRHNEGTPGFLHMILWQYGLVTLTQLDRIFDWLETA